The Alteriqipengyuania halimionae genome contains a region encoding:
- a CDS encoding tryptophan halogenase family protein, with amino-acid sequence MPIENIVIVGGGTAGWMAAAVLSRIGKGRGIGVTLVESEAIGTVGVGEATIPPFVDFNKLLGIDEAEMLAASGGTFKLGIQFVNWGNIGDSYIHPFGNYGYEIDGVSFHHIWHAMQDAGDKRPIQVFNVETMAAHFGKFARSEDYQQSGDLPPTNYAYHLDATRYAKFLRAFAEQRGVVRQEGKVSEVRRDGENGFVSSIVLESGQEISGDLFIDCTGFRGLLIEQALETGYEEWTHWLPCDRAVALPCGRDDGSPPLPYTRATAHPAGWQWQVPLQHRNGNGHVYCSQFMEADEATDILVNNIAAKPQADPNHLRFVTGHRKKFWNGNVVALGLAAGFMEPLESTSIHLINTGLNKLVSLLSAGGITQAQEDAFNRFTLKEYERIRDFLILHYKSTNRDDSEFWNYCRTMSVPDSLSEKIELFRQNGQIFREEDELFTETSWAAVMMGQGVAMEGHNIMVDQDRLSAIKGEIDGIEQSIRWLTQHMPTHAEYLAKYCPAKDAA; translated from the coding sequence ATGCCAATCGAGAATATCGTAATCGTCGGCGGGGGGACTGCCGGATGGATGGCCGCGGCGGTCCTGTCGCGGATCGGCAAAGGGCGCGGCATCGGCGTTACCCTGGTCGAATCGGAAGCCATCGGAACGGTCGGCGTGGGCGAGGCGACGATCCCGCCCTTCGTCGATTTCAACAAATTGCTGGGGATCGACGAGGCGGAAATGCTCGCCGCGTCGGGCGGCACGTTCAAGCTGGGCATCCAGTTCGTCAACTGGGGCAATATCGGCGACAGCTACATTCACCCCTTCGGCAATTACGGCTATGAGATCGACGGGGTCTCGTTCCACCATATCTGGCACGCCATGCAGGATGCGGGCGACAAGCGGCCGATACAGGTCTTCAACGTCGAGACCATGGCGGCGCATTTCGGCAAGTTCGCGCGCAGCGAGGACTACCAGCAGAGCGGCGATCTGCCGCCGACCAATTACGCCTATCACCTCGATGCCACGCGCTATGCCAAATTCCTGCGCGCCTTCGCCGAACAGCGCGGCGTGGTGCGGCAGGAAGGCAAGGTGTCCGAGGTCAGGCGCGATGGCGAGAACGGCTTCGTATCCTCGATCGTGCTCGAAAGCGGTCAGGAAATCTCCGGCGACCTGTTTATCGACTGCACCGGCTTTCGCGGATTGCTGATCGAGCAGGCGCTCGAAACCGGATACGAGGAATGGACCCACTGGCTGCCATGCGATCGCGCGGTGGCGCTGCCCTGCGGGCGCGACGACGGCTCGCCGCCGCTCCCTTATACCCGCGCCACCGCGCATCCGGCCGGGTGGCAATGGCAGGTGCCGCTGCAGCACCGCAACGGCAACGGGCATGTCTATTGCAGCCAGTTCATGGAAGCCGACGAGGCGACCGATATCCTGGTCAACAATATCGCGGCCAAGCCGCAGGCCGATCCCAACCATCTGCGCTTCGTCACCGGCCACCGGAAGAAGTTCTGGAACGGCAATGTCGTCGCGCTGGGGCTGGCGGCGGGCTTCATGGAGCCGCTCGAATCGACCTCGATCCATTTGATCAATACCGGCCTCAACAAGCTCGTCTCGCTGCTGTCGGCAGGCGGGATCACGCAGGCGCAGGAAGATGCCTTCAACCGCTTCACGCTCAAGGAATATGAGCGGATCCGCGACTTCCTGATTCTCCATTACAAGTCGACCAATCGCGACGATTCCGAGTTCTGGAATTACTGCCGCACCATGTCGGTGCCCGACAGCCTGTCGGAAAAGATCGAACTGTTCCGCCAGAACGGGCAGATCTTCCGCGAGGAGGACGAGCTGTTCACCGAGACCAGCTGGGCGGCGGTGATGATGGGGCAGGGCGTGGCGATGGAAGGCCACAACATCATGGTAGACCAGGACCGGCTGAGCGCGATCAAGGGCGAGATCGACGGCATCGAGCAATCGATCCGCTGGCTCACCCAGCACAT